The nucleotide window AGGTCGAAATCCTGACCGGTCTTTGCCGGGTCCCACCCGAGTCCGACACCGATTTTTTGAAGACCGATGTCTACTCGCTGTCCTTTAGAGAGATTGATAGCCATTGCAGTGTATCAGAAGGCCTGTCTTGTAATATCGCGTCAGGCGAAGCACAAGACAAAAATCTGGATACAAAGTCAACTCTCTGTCGGAAAAAGCAGTGGTCGATTACGGAGTGTCGGTGTTCTCCGCTTTCTTCTCGTCCTCGCCTTCTTCGGGTGCCTTCACTGCGAGAGACCAGATGACGCCCGTGGCCAGGACGAGGCCCACGATGGTAAGGCTGACGGCGTTCGGAAGGTGGTAGCCGAAGGCGCTTCCGATGAGCTTGAACGACACAAAAATCAGCAACACCATCACCGCCTTGTCGAGTGCCCAGAACAGGTTCTGCGCCGCGATGAGCAGGAAGTAGAGGCTGCGCAGACCGGCGGCCGCCCACAGGCTGGAGGTGATCATCAGGTACGGGTCGCGAACCACGGCCACGATGACCGGCATGGAGTCGAATGCAAAGATAACGTCACAGACTTCAATACAGATAAGGCACAGGAACAGCGGGGTGACGCCATGGCTGAAGAAGTGACCACTCTCGATGGAGGGATTGGTCTTGGTGAACTTGCGCACCATGAGCACGGACCAGTGATTGGTGTAGTCCACCTCTTCATCGTCCTCGCCGCTCTTCCACATCTTCCACACGGTCCAGAGCACCACGAGGGCGAAGAGAATGAGCACAAACGGGCTCACGTTCACAATGAGGGCGCCGAAGCCGAGGAAGAAGAGACGGAAGACAATGGCGCCCAAAATGCCCCAGTACAGGATGCGGTGCTGGTAGTGCTGGTTCTGGTCCTGCGTGAGACCGAAGGACTTGAAGATGAGGTAGAAGGCAAAGAGGTTGTCCAGTGCCAGCGCCTTCTCAAGTACGTATCCGGTGAAGTAGAGGCTCGCATTCTCCGGTCCGCCGTGGGCACCCTTGTGAAACCAGATGTACACCCCGAAAGCCAGGGAGCAGACCACCCAGATGATGGACCAGAAGAGGGCATTGCCCATCGTGATCTTGTGACCTTTCCGGTGGGTGAGCAAGTCAATCAGGACCGCCGCCACGAACGGAATCAGGAAGACCATCACGTCCTGGAACGAGATTCCAGCAAAGGCGGAAAGAGAGTTTTCAAACATCAGAGTTAGCGTGGTTTGAGGCGGTTTTTAGAGGTCCAATCCTAGACATCCAGAAGCAAACAATCGCAAGGACAAATTCCGGATCATTCCCGACCTGGAACGTCATGCGAAGGGCGTTGCGAGGTGTATCAACTTTTCGAAGTGTCGCTTTCTTTCGTGATAAAATCTTGAGTCTCAACACGGAGGTAACGGTCCTCCGCACAGGGGGCAAAGCCATGTCTGGATACCCTGTGATGAAGTCGTGGGGCGAGTGATATGTATGATTTATGGATATGCAGTCGTTGTTTTTTCTGGCCATCTGGACGACGCGGATTCCGGGCCCGCGTGATCTGTCCAGGCGGGCTTCCCTACGGGTGCTGCTTGGTGCAGCACATTCGACACCCAAGGCGAAAGACCGACTCAAATATGGTCCCCAGAGATGATGGATTTTTGATGTCCCCGGGGCTTCAGATGTCGGCCGGCTTCCAGCTGTGTTTGCACACTACCGCCTGCGGCGTCTCAGCACCAGGGCGGCGAGCGCTCCGACGAGCAGCAGCATCCGGCTGGGTTCGGGGACGGCGGCCACGGTGATTCTCAGGAAACCGCCGTTCGCGCCGTCGGTGAGGTTGCTGATGTCCCAGATGTAGCCGGAGGCGGAGATGTCCGGCAGGTCCAGGTTCATGCCGGTGTCACCGGAACCGTCACGATAGTTCACGCCTGCGGTCCAGCCGTTGAGCGTGAGCAGACCGCTCCAGTCCATGAGCAGGAAGGAATCTCCCAGCGCCGCGACATAGCTGGAGGGCAGGACGCTGATGTTGCTGTTGCTGTTGAGGGTGAGTCCACCGGTAATGTGAATCTGATCCGAAGTGGAGGGACCAGAAATCTGCAACTCTGCCACCACGCTGGGGGCGGTGGGATTCACGGTGAGTCCACCCGCGAGGTTCAGGGTGCCCGTACCTGCGCCGCCGGTGTCGCCGGGGCGTATCACCCCCTGTGTCACTGTGGTGTGGCCATTCACGGTGCCCGTGCCCGCGAGCACGGAGGTCG belongs to Roseimicrobium gellanilyticum and includes:
- a CDS encoding TerC/Alx family metal homeostasis membrane protein yields the protein MFENSLSAFAGISFQDVMVFLIPFVAAVLIDLLTHRKGHKITMGNALFWSIIWVVCSLAFGVYIWFHKGAHGGPENASLYFTGYVLEKALALDNLFAFYLIFKSFGLTQDQNQHYQHRILYWGILGAIVFRLFFLGFGALIVNVSPFVLILFALVVLWTVWKMWKSGEDDEEVDYTNHWSVLMVRKFTKTNPSIESGHFFSHGVTPLFLCLICIEVCDVIFAFDSMPVIVAVVRDPYLMITSSLWAAAGLRSLYFLLIAAQNLFWALDKAVMVLLIFVSFKLIGSAFGYHLPNAVSLTIVGLVLATGVIWSLAVKAPEEGEDEKKAENTDTP